In a genomic window of Rhododendron vialii isolate Sample 1 chromosome 12a, ASM3025357v1:
- the LOC131309541 gene encoding uncharacterized protein LOC131309541 gives MSGKYRPFVKKVDGNEVAVKKRVRSTGTKKCECPFELKAIKGNDGSTVSVHNGTHNHPPALYLEGHSYAERLSTEQISTVVDLSVALVKPREILTHLKVQDPENVTSMKTVYNVRQKYRVIEKAGKSQMQHLLDWLEKYHYVHWTRGNETENVTKLFWPPSSAGEMLRAFPHVLMMDCTYKTNKYKFPLLQIVGVTLTKMIFCAAFAFMKCEKMENYT, from the coding sequence ATGAGTGGTAAGTATAGGCCATTTGTGAAGAAAGTTGATGGGAATGAGGTAGCTGTGAAGAAGAGAGTGCGATCCACGGGCACCAAAAAATGTGAATgcccatttgaattgaaagctATAAAGGGCAATGACGGTTCGACTGTCTCTGTCCACAATGGCACCCACAACCATCCTCCAGCGCTGTACTTGGAGGGCCATTCGTATGCTGAGAGGTTGTCAACAGAGCAGATTAGCACAGTGGTTGATTTGTCAGTCGCTTTGGTGAAACCCAGAGAAATCCTAACCCATTTGAAGGTTCAAGATCCTGAGAACGTAAcgtctatgaaaactgtgtacaATGTACGACAAAAGTATCGAGTGATAGAGAAAGCTGGGAAATCTCAAATGCAACATTTGTTGGATTGGCTAGAAAAGTACCACTATGTTCATTGGACCCGTGGGAACGAGACTGAGAATGTCACGAAGTTGTTTTGGCCTCCCTCATCTGCCGGGGAGATGTTACGTGCTTTTCCCCATGTGTTAATGATGGATTGCACATACAAGACGAATAAGTACAAGTTTCCTTTGCTTCAAATTGTTGGTGTAACATTGACGAAGATGATTTTTTGTGCAGCGTTTGCTTTCATGAAGtgtgaaaaaatggaaaactacACTTAG
- the LOC131309542 gene encoding uncharacterized protein LOC131309542 produces the protein MDPNALPSVIVTDRELALTNAITNVFPHATNLLCRWHIGNNMLAKGRKMFDDKMWEEFICSWGLVFLSSSVAQYKERLCVLKCNFEMVPAALELMLLQVTEFKASFEKSLNSVQHDFRTTLFDRLRGVVSSNAMTLVLAVSHQVEWFVESKRQCECSLRHTHGLPCAHEIAPYKMANIPLPIELIHDHWKRLSLLATQNEGSMEETLLAYFDCFYNKFLNEDQYDVKLNYVKKMQELAHPKISILVEPKFSEPIRPYIESVKDVEDDGNCGFWAVSGFMKGDVHEWLMVISDLLKELETHLHLYEQVEHWMTMPDMGHIIASAYNCVLVYLSNVQCLTFLPLQSKPLPSMKRKVIAIGFVDGGNFVQDAAHVAAIQKFNEIIGVDVATKEWIIWSTKWVFGAKFFLVKHADKSIQ, from the exons ATGGATCCCAACGCGCTTCCGTCCGTTATCGTCACGGATAGGGAGTTGGCGCTTACGAATGCCATCACAAATGTTTTCCCTCATGCTACCAACCTCCTATGTAGGTGGCATATTGGCAACAACATGTTAGCCAAGGGTAGAAAGATGTTTGATGACAAGATGTGGGAGGAGTTTATTTGCAGTTGGGGCCTAGTTTTCCTTTCATCGAGTGTTGCGCAGTACAAGGAGCGCCTTTGTGTTTTGAAGTGTAATTTTGAAATGGTTCCTGCAGCACTTGA ATTGATGCTGTTACAAGTTACTGAATTCAAAGCTTCGTTTGAGAAGAGCCTTAATTCTGTGCAACATGATTTTAGGACAACTCTATTTGATAGGCTAAGGGGAGTTGTTTCGTCGAATGCCATGACACTTGTTTTAGCGGTATCCCATCAAGTCGAATGGTTTGTGGAATCGAAGCGTCAGTGCGAGTGTTCTTTGAGGCACACCCATGGTTTACCTTGCGCTCATGAGATTGCTCCTTACAAGATGGCAAATATCCCCCTACCGATTGAGTTAATCCACGACCATTGGAAGAGGCTTTCTTTGCTTGCAACCCAGAATGAGGGTTCGATGGAGGAGACGCTTTTGGCTTACTTTGATTGTTTTTACAACAAGTTCTTGAATGAAGATCAATATGATGTAAAGCTCAATTATGTTAAGAAGATGCAAGAGCTTGCTCATCCGAAAATCAGTATTCTCGTTGAACCCAAA TTCTCGGAACCAATAAGACCTTACATAGAATCGGTCAAGGATGTTGAAGATGATGGGAATTGTGGGTTTTGGGCAGTGTCGGGCTTCATGAAAGGCGATGTTCATGAGTGGTTAATGGTAATAAGTGATTTGCTGAAAGAGTTGGAAACCCATTTACACCTTTACGAACAAGTG GAACATTGGATGACAATGCCAGACATGGGTCACATCATAGCATCTGCTTATAATTGTGTCCTTGTCTATTTATCAAATGTTCAATGTCTTACATTCCTCCCCCTCCAATCGAAGCCTTTACCCTCTATGAAACGAAAGGTTATTGCTATCGGGTTTGTTGACGGCGGAAACTTTGTACAG GATGCAGCACATGTTGCGGCCATTCAGAAGTTCAACGAGATCatcggcgttgacgtagcaacAAAGGAG TGGATTATCTGGAGTACGAAATGGGTTTTTGGAGCGAAGTTCTTCCTTGTCAAACATGCTGACAAGAGTATTCAATGA
- the LOC131310006 gene encoding F-box protein At5g03970-like, producing MRMAHVQPLCDDILLDIFLRLPVDSVFRFKSVSKRWNRLLSAPSFRSKYQSMRVGDAEVVLRSPVLLGFFQGSPFYVPKEIRDITTPRLSFLPASQKTTYMKSRKFIDKLGCFFVGSSNGIILCGRHPSTYYVCNPATDRVVQVPKPSNKTCGAMNVAIGFSYEEIHDAVSDTLRGKYKVVQADLRTASEIRYDTLLVETYSSDTGVWEQSLLRGSIPFLLVPWWPSTVLRGVIYWSAYHSTIAAYDPNASHNWVWLIKLPQSNGIQNFVLTESPDGMLHCGMDDRMDDDASQLLLGFKIFKLQKNLESYGYTTMVSATEWIELYKFYYNWRIDQYPHLIAFCPLNPRYILIRFGLEITWCDVEEGRLSLVGYDGNISSGYEFHLFPYFLPWPWPWPRALP from the coding sequence atgagaatgGCGCATGTTCAACCACTGTGCGATGATATTCTACTTGATATCTTTCTCAGACTCCCTGTGGATTCAGTATTCAGATTCAAATCGGTGTCGAAGAGATGGAACCGTCTCCTCTCCGCTCCTTCGTTCCGTTCCAAGTACCAATCCATGCGCGTTGGAGATGCCGAGGTTGTTCTGCGCTCTCCGGTGCTATTAGGTTTTTTCCAAGGCTCTCCTTTTTACGTGCCAAAGGAAATCCGTGACATAACCACACCAAGGCTCTCCTTCTTACCCGCTTCCCAGAAGACAACGTACATGAAATCGCGCAAATTCATCGACAAACTAGGTTGCTTCTTCGTCGGTTCTTCCAACGGGATCATCCTCTGTGGACGCCACCCCAGCACATACTACGTCTGCAATCCAGCCACGGACCGGGTTGTCCAGGTCCCTAAACCAAGCAACAAAACGTGCGGTGCCATGAACGTGGCAATAGGGTTTTCATACGAGGAAATCCACGACGCTGTAAGCGATACCCTACGGGGAAAATACAAGGTGGTTCAAGCCGACTTGAGGACCGCAAGCGAGATTAGGTACGACACCTTGTTGGTCGAGACCTATTCTTCCGACACTGGTGTGTGGGAACAATCCTTGTTGAGAGGGTCTATCCCCTTCCTACTAGTCCCGTGGTGGCCTAGCACTGTTTTGCGTGGTGTCATTTATTGGTCTGCGTATCACAGTACCATTGCTGCCTATGACCCTAATGCTTCACATAATTGGGTATGGTTGATCAAGCTGCCCCAATCGAACGGCATTCAGAATTTCGTATTGACAGAATCTCCGGATGGGATGCTGCACTGTGGTATGGATGATCGTATGGATGATGACGCCAGCCAATTACTACTCGGGTTCAAGATATTTAAGCTTCAGAAGAATCTAGAGAGTTATGGTTACACTACAATGGTCTCAGCAACCGAATGGATTGAACTATACAAGTTTTATTATAATTGGAGGATTGACCAATATCCACATCTAATAGCTTTTTGTCCGCTTAATCCCAGGTATATACTAATCAGGTTTGGTCTCGAAATCACGTGGTGTGACGTTGAAGAAGGCCGTCTATCACTGGTTGGATATGATGGCAATATTTCGTCGGGCTATGAGTTCCACTTATTCCCATACTTTCTACCATGGCCTTGGCCTTGGCCCCGTGCTCTGCCTTGA